The genomic stretch tctatatatatatatgtatatataaaactcaaaggtgactgatatagtgatctataaaagcacagcccaaaccactggacatatcgggctgaaatttggcatgcaggtagatgttaggacgtaggcatccgctaagaaaggatttcccggaattcttgcgggaacgggaaaAAACGGGGAttcacgtacaaagtcgtgggcggaagctagtacgcaaataaaattgaactaaaaataaaagtgacAATCCTCCATAACGTCAACTCAAGAGTAGACAATTATAGTCCTTTCCACCtaagatgatttctgtgacacatcgatttttgacacgtgtagagatgtctttactgaaatcatatcaattgattccgataatcgataatattttatatggaaaggaaatcgatttgaataaagtaccaaaattagttttttcggcatttcgccaacaattaactaaggaaacttagcaaacaacagcaacaaaaagtcaacaataacaattactaGCATTAACAGAATACCACGTAaggtatcaatataaaaatgcaacttgtatacaaggctgacgcactcgtacagacgattgactcgattgacaaacgatcacaagatgggcgccgattatatgattttccaactctatgatttttcaacgatccatttcatgtacccgaattgcgtagatattatatttttgtgttcttttattttatttttcattatattaaactaaacaatactgtttttgatttataagtttaagatgtttcatttttaaattttttgtattaatgccgccattaattaaaaatattatgcactaaaattattttggggttttaaacataaaatacgtaattcggaacacgatgaagtgtcacaggaatcatcataGCTGAAAAGGACTATAACTCGCTTATCGGCCTTAGCTACGcctaatatttttgtactatTGTAGTACGCTAACGAGCTAAGATATGACTACGTTTTCGCGTCGTGTGCAAAGAGGGAAAAgacacattattattatgttataatatgatatactgTCCAAcagaattcaaattaaatttacacaAGAGCTCCAtacaacattatttttcatGAATTGCCGAATATGGTGCTAAACGTAAACCTCGATAATGGCTGAACCAATTcaggtatttttttacaagGATATTGTTATGGAGTGAAAAAAAGGTATAAGGGATAATAGAGAACAATGTATGCAGGggcagctagtattttatagtaaacattccaaaagtaatgattgTAATATTTGTTTCAGAGTGCGGTACGATGACGCTGAATGAAACACATCAGATTGTGGCATTGCCCTTTAGTACAAGCAACTTCCGCAAAGAGACCTATCAAACGAGTTTGTGATCTTAAAAGTTTCAGTGGTTGCTAAATAGTTGGCTTGATGTCTCATGTCGCTTATTGGTTGAAAGTCAgagaacatttttttaatatattaaaaagacTTTCAAGTATCTGGGGCGGGTATACAATAACATGAAgattaagtataattattttgaatatatgtacctaataaaagtAACATCTTCTATCTTTGCCTTCCTGatctggatttttttaaagtgtcttttttgtaggtattttattcttattggtatgtgaatgttttttttttcatgactttcattcattcattcattctaGACTTTCAACGTTTTTTTTGCGGTTGTTGCTTTAttcgtgtttttttatatttttgtttgtgttcCAACATAAGaggttatatttaaatgtgtgCAATGTTCAATATGTTTTCTTCTCAATACGAGCATTTCTGTATGATCCCGCTAcgattatgtatattaaaacaacatttacaTCAAAGCTTCTAATATGGTGCAAGTGCTcatccatttttaataatatggaattggaaatatttgttttgtggCATATAAGgttgttattatttgatacaatATATATGTTATAGTCAAACCCCAAAACACAATATCTTCGCGGAAGGACTGGTTTATCTTATGTTTGGCTAAAGTCATCGGGTAATCCTCGAAATACATTTGAATTTCGCCCTTTGTTTGACAgtatttttactataaaccTAGGAGCTCCCAACTTTTCAGACAAACGTTGAAcgtaaaacttaataaattatttaagcaTCTCAAATACAACGTGAAAATCTTGTAAACTGACCAATCAGGTGTCAGAACAGACAGAGTTAAGCGGTACAGAGTTAAGCGGTTCTTAAGATTTGAAAGCtgcttaaattataaaatgcttTCAAATATACGGAATTAGTACATTTCATACCTAATTCAAGTTTATATTGTCAATCCCCgatttaacaaaattgtgttttgaCGTTTGCCTGAACAAATTAGTCTCTCCCAAGTTTGACGAAAAGTGTTTAGTAAAAGTccgaaatattacatttatatggGTTTTGGCAAAGTCATTACGCCAGACCTGAGGATTGACCAGTCCAATCTACGAGTTCCCGAGCTTTGGGGTTTGACCATAACATATACATCTACAATAAATGCGATTAGTATTCTTCAGATACATTAAGgtgtttatgtttataaaaacacGAGGGTAAACTATTGAAGTATGCTACAACtgtattattgaataaaataattgaatttagcATAGtggcaatattatttttgccaTTCACTAAAAATTAGGCGTCGATATTTGTGCTAATTACCACCCGCCTATATATTTGGTTTTATAAGGTCGTTTATTAACGACGACaacattaagaaaaaaaaaaacagtttaaatgatttaaatttaccaaaaaatgtaatatatttacaaatacagtaTATTTCCGAGGCCCTTATTCTTATTTGTTATAACttgtataagatatattttcaaaGCATTCTATCTATATTAGACTTAAAACATCCGTGTTGAAACTAGCATAAGAATAGCATCTCAATTTTagaaacgagtttaaaaaaatccttacAATTAATATGCTAATCATAATGGATTCTTTTATAGCACATATCTTTATTGTCaacattacataataatgttaCTCTAAGTTTAtgactaaataataaatagttacgCAATTTAAATGTGCAttgatttaaaactaaatacctCTATGTTAAACTAAGGACAAATtacgttgtttttttttttttatttgactatGAAGCCACGCGAGGAAagcttatataattttaaactgaagagtttgttcgtttgttaacttgaacgcactaatagcaggaactacgggtccgatatgataaattctttcagtgatatatagtccatttatcgaggtagACGAGGTATTTTGACCCTAagactataaatatattcaccGCGGGACACAGCTAGTGCTAATATAATCGTAACGAACCTAAAATTGTTGAAAAGGCCCTGCTTTTGAATCCAAGAACTACGTATATGGaatcatattataaactgATTTTAATACGAACTTTTAAGAGATGACACAAACACCTAATATAACACATAAAACTTTCGGTAAGTGTACCTACCCGATATCTGATGTTTTTTGTCTCGtggtcaaataaataattaaaaaatttggtACATTTTTCACACACGACAAGATGTGAACCCATATTTTAAgcttttcgcttgtgttataaTAACCAAATCTATACTGATgtgatactaatattataaagctgaagagtttgtttgtttgtttgaacgcgctaatctcgggaactactggaccgatttgaaaaattatttcggaattagatagctcatttatcgaggaaggctataaggctatataggtatacagggtgtaatcgttaagtgtgcacaagcgattattccgtaactattgcagataccaaaaaactttaaactgatatcgaaagtacttaacctaatgagtaaaatggccataataaatttttaaaaataaaacgagaaatatccaaaaatgttacattaaacgctctcatacattttatttcccaaacattttgtattcatagcagattttcgaagtgatgtcctcattgtgcaatacaatgaggagctctatttacagtttctaaatgaacttcccttcaaatttgcgaagtaattaaagcagaaaaccaaaaaaagaaagaaaaagctaaaatctttcatattaaatgtactaggttgatccaaaagtaatgataattgggtatttcctgtgcacataaaaagataaaataaatgttttttacttgctcatgtattcactaagtaatcacaaaaaaatcatatcaacaggccacgtttccaattatttacattaatttgaatgtgaaccgtgcgtgccagaatgtttcccgacgaaaagaagaaacaacgattcgacatgtagagggtatttttctaaatttttaatgatatcaggttaatttttttcacgttttgtgatcatggacgttacccgagttcaccaagtttatgctgaaaccaaaaaaacaatcaatgtcctggatgcgagcttccaaagtgaagaaattcaaagtgaaaatcagtaggttagattaaagcggtagttttttgggacgctgaaggaataattatggtggaatattttaaaaaggtagccactttattgggctcttactaaacagaccaaattaaaagattgcgctggtgcgttgtcttggtgaaacagcgttcagatcacaaagcgtcaattgcgatggctgccattcaaaaatcggcattccaaatgcttgaacacctccctatttttttagatctagctcctatttacttttatctctttcctcggcacaagaaacactttcttagcaataaattattttaagacgacagcgaagtgatggccgcgtggaggggtttttgtggatgaagtcaaagttttttttttaagtttaggaaaaaaaaattaagtatattttctagttagaaggctatctagagaactacataattattataactgtaatgacattgtttaatattgattatcattacttttggatcaacccatgtacatgggatattcgtatctcatactaaatgtatgggagggtgtTCAATACCGTCTACGTTTAGTTCCTTATCGCAAACTAGATGGCGCCACGTTAGAATATCTCAAAGTTGTAACTCGCTTGTGATTTGTTTTTTCTATgtcatatatataattttgttttgcttAATTAAAAGCCCTACCAGCAGCAGTGGTGTTTTATTATCGTGAAAGTGAATTAGTGACAGTGTACGCAGCGTCACCCTGGTGCCGAAACCCGGGAATAAAGGACTTGTAAAACCGACTTAGAAAAATTTATACACACTGGACTTagaaaaatttgataaaaattattatacattttggacttagaaaaatttcaaacattttggACTtagaaaaatttcaaaaattttgaacttagaaaaattttaaagatagaAGAAATGGATCCATTCGTTGCTCAGCAAGTGGAGATACAtgagcaaataaataaaagtttttcaaattataaaaaaactccAAAAGAGAGACTGACAAACGTttacatagaaataaaattagaatgtTTAGAGGCAAGTTGGAAGAAGTTTACCGAGaatcatttgaatattatatcagTTGCATCAAAAAGGGAACGCGAAAAAACTCCCTATTTTACCGAAGAGATCTATGATAACCTAGAagaaatttatattagttacAAATCAAAAATGAAAGTTGATCTTGGTTCCAGCTCAGCGGGTTCTTCTAAAGTCAGTCCATCGAACGTCACCTGTGTAAGCAGTGAGGTGAAGCTCCCACAAATACAGTTACCCACATTCTCCGGTAATTATGAAGAGTGGCAGAGCTTCCATGACATGTTTGTCTCTTTGATCGATAGAAATCCATCATTAAGCCAGGTTCAGAAGTTGCATTACCTGAAATGTAGTTTAAAAGGCGAACCTGAGAATTTATTAAGGAGCTTATCGACTACCGATACAAATTATGAAGAGGCGTGGGACAGATTAAAGCGCAGGTATAATAACAAGAGATTCAACGTCAACGAAATTCTAAAACGTTTGTTCGGTCAAAAGCCTATGTCTAGCGAGTCGGCTACAGCAATCAAGCATCTTATCGATACCACGGAGGCATGTTTGAAGGCTCTAAAGAATTTAGATATTGACGTGTCTTCGTGGGATGCgatcattaattttttaatagtcTCAAAATTAGATTTAGAGTCCCGCCGCCAGTGGGAAACAGAGGCTGGCCGATCTCAAACCGACAGCATCCCAAAATGGAGTGAGCTTGTAACCTTCCTGGAAAGTAGATTTAGAACATTAGAGATGTTAGTATgtgaatataaacaaaatatgaaagtaaataatataaatcctAAGCAAACAAGACAAAAATCGTTTCATATAAtacaagataataaaaaagatacttacaaagaaaataataaagtctGCGTATGCTGTTCAGATGCCCATTTATTATACCAATGTAAACAATTTGGAGGCAAGTCTCCCGAAGAGAGATATGAGTTTATTCAAGCCAAGAGACTTTGCTTCAATTGTTTTTCATCCAACCACAACGTGAGGAGCTGTCACCAGTCGACGTGTTGCCGGCGTTGTGGCAGAAGACACCACACCCTGCTGCATATAGAAAGAGATCCTCCCCCTGTGTCTGGGGAACCATGTACGAGTAAAGGCCACCAACCGACGAGTTTAGATGAGAATCGCCATTATGATAAGAAAGTAGTAGCTCATTTTGCGAAAGATACACATCAAACCAAAGTGTTATTAGCCACAGCATTAGCTAGGATTAAATCCGCAAATGGCTGCATCCAAATTGCGCGAATATTAATCGATCAAGGCTCTGAGGCCTCTTTTATTACCGAAAGTACTGTACAATATTTATGTCTTAAGCGTACACCAATAAACGGTTTAATAACTGGCGTAGGTGATGGTAAACTTAGATCTAAGCACATTGTTTCCTTTGAGTTAGAATCACTACATAATCATGAATTTTCTGTTTCAGTAAATGCATTTGTGTTACCATCTTTATCATCGTTTCTTCCGTCGAGTAAGGTTTCCATTTTTGATTGGCCGGAGCTCAGTAGTCTACCGTTAGCAGATCCCAAATATGGTTCACCTGgtaagatagatattattttgggAGTTGATATTTTCAGTCAAATAATGTTGAGTGGTTTCTTGAAACATCCTATACATGACGGTCCTATTGCACAGAATACTCATCTTGGCTGGATCTTGTCTGGAAGAATAGGCGAAAATGAAGAATCAAATCCTAGAGtagtaaatttacatttacaggTAAGagaagataatattttgacacAGTTTTGGGAAATTGAAAGAGAACCAGATTTAATAGGAAAGAAACTTACGAAGGAAGAAATCAGATGTGAAGAAATTTATGAGAGTACTACCACAAGAAATGAAGAAGGTCGTTACGTAGTGAGATTGCCATTTAAGGAGCCAGATCCAAAGTGTGTGTACGGAAATTCCAAGGAAGTTGCTTTGAAGAGATTTAAAGTATTAGAAAGAAAGTTTAAAAAGAATTCTGACTTGCACGCTGAATATGAGAAGGTTATAGTCGACTACCAGAACCAGAAACACATGAAGCCGATTCTAAGTAAGGAGGATATTGAGTATCCGTTTTCCTTTTATCTCCCTCATCACGCCGTGATAAGGGAAGACAAGGAAACCACCAAACTTCGTGTTGTTTTTGATGCGTCGTGCAAGGGGAATAATAACATATCATTAAATGACACGTTACTCGTTGGACCTAAAATTCAACAAGATTTGCGCCACATTATAATGAGGTGGCGAAcgcatatttattgtattgtggCAGACATCGTACAGATGTATAGACAAATAGTGGTACATGAAGATGATTCAAATTTCCAAAGAATTTTATGGCGGGCTGATCCATCACAACCTATACAACATTTTAAGCTATCGCGACTTACCTTCGGTACTGCTTGTGCACCGTATTTGGCGGTTAAATCACTCCAACAATTGGCTCGAGATGAAGAGTCGAAATATCCACTTGCCGCAAAAATTACACTTGAAGATTTTTATATGGACGATTTGCTGACCGGTTGTAATTCAGAAGAGGAAGCGATAGATATTTATACAGAGATGAATCAATTAATGTCAAGAGGTGGGTTTAAGCTCCAAAAGTGGTGCAGTAATTGTCCAAAATTACTGAATCATATCGAAAATGATAATCAATCTTCAAaagatacatttatttttgaggTCAATGATACAATTAAAGTGTTGGGTATTTCCTGGAATAAAAACATAGATAAATTTGAGTATACTTACAATTTACCGGAGTTAGATGAGCCTGTAACCAAACGGAAAGTGTTATCTGATATTGCGCGACTTTACGACCCTTTGGGTTGGGTATCTCCTGTCCTTATTACGGCGAAGATCTTTATGCAAACACTGTGGAAATCTGGATTGAATTGGGATGAAAATCTTTCGTCAGAATTATTAAACCAATGGCTACACTTTAGAAAAGAGTTAGATGGTATTCGAGGAATAGCTGTTCCTAGGTGGCTTTCTACAACGAATGATGATCCAGTTGAGCTTCACGTATTTGCTGACGCTTCTCAGGTAGCTTATGCTGCTGTCGTCTACCTGAAAACCGTGGACACCGAAGGTAATACTTACGTAAATGTAGTCACATCCAAAACTAAAGTCGCCCCAATTCAGAAGGAGATATCCATCCCAAGAATGGAGCTATGCGCGGCGTTACTGGCTGCCAAATTAATTTCTGAGGTTGCACAAGTACTGCAGGTACCTAAAGATAAGTTGTTTGCCTGGTCTGACTCGACCATAGTGCTTGCATGGCTCCGTGGAGAACCCAGCCGTTGGACGACGTTTGTAAGCAACAGGGTCTCCGAGATTTTGACTGTTCTGGATAGTGATCAATGGAACCATGTTGCCACTGATCAAAATCCAGCCGATTGTGCCTCTAGGGGTATGTCCTCTGGACAACTAGTTCATTATGATCTTTGGTGGCATGGTCCTAAGAGTCTACACAAAAACCATGTTTATAGTACACATTTAGATGTTGACACTGATGTTGAATTACGACCGTTAAAGGTACTTACCAATACGACGCGATCTGATGAAGAATTTATATGGGAGCGGTTTTCAAATCTAACTAGAATGTTACGAGTTTTATCTTACTGTAGAAAATTTCTAAAGCTGAGGGAACCTAAAGAGTTAAGAGATGTTAATAAAAGAATTACGACCAATGAAATGAATgctatattagatataattgTAAAAGCTACCCAAAGACTATATTTTGAAGATGAAATTAATAAGTTAATGTCTCGAACCGGAAGTGTTACTAAAGGAAGTCCACTGCACACTCTTGCACCCTTTCTTGATGAAAAAGGGTTGCTAAGGGTGGGCGGTCGAATACAACGGTCTTCTGTGCAGTTTAATAAGAAACATCCTCTAATTATGCCCAGTGAGTCTCATCTCACTAGGTTATTAATATTGGATGCGCACCACAGAACACTTCACGGGGGTCCACAGCTTATGATAAACTTCTTGAGAAATAAATTTTGGATCCTACGACTTAGAGAAAAGGTGAAGAAGTGCTATAGAGAATGTATGACTTGCCTACGTTATTCTCGACAGGATAACAACCAATTAATGGGCCAGTTACCTAAGGTTAGATTGACTCCAGATAAACCATTTAGGTCATCAGGTGTTGATTTTACCGGGTACATAGATATTAGGTTTTCGCCTGGTAGAGGATCGAAATCCTATAAAGGCTATATTTGTCTATTTGTATGTATGGCGACTAAGGCGATCCACTTAGAGGCTGTGTCAGATCTTACCAGTTCTGGATTCATAGCTGCATTCAAACGCTTTGTGTCTCGAAGAGGGCACTGCCGCGATCTGTACAGTGACAATGGGACTAATTTCGTTGGTGCGGATAAAGAGCTGCGTAAAATGTTATGTCAAGCGAAATCAGAGTTGGCCGACGAAATTGCTAATTTACTTACCCAGGACGGAACCACTTGGCATTTTATACCACCACACGCGCCTAACTTTGGAGGGCTCTGGGAAGCTGGTGTTCGTTCAGTGAAAACACACCTGAAAAGAATTATAGGATACGCAATACTTACCTTCGAAGAACTGACAACTGTGTTGACTCAAGTAGAGGCGTGCTTAAACTCCCGTCCAATTTCAGCAATTAGTGATAACCCAGATGATGAGATGCCCCTCACACCTGGGCACTTCCT from Colias croceus chromosome 9, ilColCroc2.1 encodes the following:
- the LOC123694566 gene encoding uncharacterized protein LOC123694566 — translated: MKVDLGSSSAGSSKVSPSNVTCVSSEVKLPQIQLPTFSGNYEEWQSFHDMFVSLIDRNPSLSQVQKLHYLKCSLKGEPENLLRSLSTTDTNYEEAWDRLKRRYNNKRFNVNEILKRLFGQKPMSSESATAIKHLIDTTEACLKALKNLDIDVSSWDAIINFLIVSKLDLESRRQWETEAGRSQTDSIPKWSELVTFLESRFRTLEMLVCEYKQNMKVNNINPKQTRQKSFHIIQDNKKDTYKENNKVCVCCSDAHLLYQCKQFGGKSPEERYEFIQAKRLCFNCFSSNHNVRSCHQSTCCRRCGRRHHTLLHIERDPPPVSGEPCTSKGHQPTSLDENRHYDKKVVAHFAKDTHQTKVLLATALARIKSANGCIQIARILIDQGSEASFITESTVQYLCLKRTPINGLITGVGDGKLRSKHIVSFELESLHNHEFSVSVNAFVLPSLSSFLPSSKVSIFDWPELSSLPLADPKYGSPGKIDIILGVDIFSQIMLSGFLKHPIHDGPIAQNTHLGWILSGRIGENEESNPRVVNLHLQVREDNILTQFWEIEREPDLIGKKLTKEEIRCEEIYESTTTRNEEGRYVVRLPFKEPDPKCVYGNSKEVALKRFKVLERKFKKNSDLHAEYEKVIVDYQNQKHMKPILSKEDIEYPFSFYLPHHAVIREDKETTKLRVVFDASCKGNNNISLNDTLLVGPKIQQDLRHIIMRWRTHIYCIVADIVQMYRQIVVHEDDSNFQRILWRADPSQPIQHFKLSRLTFGTACAPYLAVKSLQQLARDEESKYPLAAKITLEDFYMDDLLTGCNSEEEAIDIYTEMNQLMSRGGFKLQKWCSNCPKLLNHIENDNQSSKDTFIFEVNDTIKVLGISWNKNIDKFEYTYNLPELDEPVTKRKVLSDIARLYDPLGWVSPVLITAKIFMQTLWKSGLNWDENLSSELLNQWLHFRKELDGIRGIAVPRWLSTTNDDPVELHVFADASQVAYAAVVYLKTVDTEGNTYVNVVTSKTKVAPIQKEISIPRMELCAALLAAKLISEVAQVLQVPKDKLFAWSDSTIVLAWLRGEPSRWTTFVSNRVSEILTVLDSDQWNHVATDQNPADCASRGMSSGQLVHYDLWWHGPKSLHKNHVYSTHLDVDTDVELRPLKVLTNTTRSDEEFIWERFSNLTRMLRVLSYCRKFLKLREPKELRDVNKRITTNEMNAILDIIVKATQRLYFEDEINKLMSRTGSVTKGSPLHTLAPFLDEKGLLRVGGRIQRSSVQFNKKHPLIMPSESHLTRLLILDAHHRTLHGGPQLMINFLRNKFWILRLREKVKKCYRECMTCLRYSRQDNNQLMGQLPKVRLTPDKPFRSSGVDFTGYIDIRFSPGRGSKSYKGYICLFVCMATKAIHLEAVSDLTSSGFIAAFKRFVSRRGHCRDLYSDNGTNFVGADKELRKMLCQAKSELADEIANLLTQDGTTWHFIPPHAPNFGGLWEAGVRSVKTHLKRIIGYAILTFEELTTVLTQVEACLNSRPISAISDNPDDEMPLTPGHFLVGEPLVLIPESDYSKTSLTGLQRWKLTQRMVSNFWKTWSKEYLVTLNNRYKWFSKKTEPDVDDIVIIRDHNIPPAKWLLGKIVEKHPGKDNLTRVVTIKTKNGLCKRPCNKLCILPKA